The genomic stretch AGGATGGGTGGAGCAGTGATTGATACAGGACATGGTTCTGGAAAACAATACCCTGGAAAACTCACTTGTAAAGTTCTTTGGACTTGCATCGTTGCCGCTTCTGGGGGTTTAATTTTTGGTTATGATCTTGGCATCTCAGGTAACCCTAATGATCTTGGTTATTAATTCTTCTCTTCATAATTAGATACACATACATAATACATATTCATTCaattaataaatgtaattatacaTTACATTTGAAAATTCTTGTTCGATCCAATCTAATTTACGTGCATTCATGCTAATGATACATTGTTTTGACATTCATATATAGGTGGAGTGACGTCGATGGATTCATTCTTGAAGGAATTCTTTCCATCTGTATACGCAAAGGAAAGTTCAATGACTCCATCAGACGATCAATACTGCAAATTTGACAGTCAAACCCTAACACTCTTCACATCTTCACTCTACTTAGCCGCTCTCGTCTCCTCCGTTTTGGCTTCCAGAATAACCAGACTTTTGGGAAGGAGAATCACTATGCTTTGGGGAGGAATCCTCTTTCTCTGTGGAGCCATCCTCAATGCCTCTGGCCAAAACCTCTCCATGCTCATCGTCGGCCGACTCTTTTTGGGCTTCGGCATTGGTTGCGCTAATCAGGTTTctacaaccccccccccccccccccccccattatctctttttttttttttttttttttaaatatatatatataattaaaaaataaacttattaattaaaaaaatatgtaatcGGACAAAATTACTGATAGGTGTAAATAtgaagttttttttaaataaaatttataaatttgtaacaataGGTTGTgattggtaaaatttttgtttttgaattttttaaatacaaaaacagaAATATaacttatttttgtttctttatttttaaaacataaaaatatgttggtaactattttttttttatttaaaaaaaaatactaaagacttttgataacttttatttttatattttgattaattatatgagttgttaatttgaaaaaaaaaagagttggaaacggttttaaaaaattttaaaagcgaaaaaattctatttctaaatttaataaattttaattaaaatttaaaaaataataaataaaaataaaattctaattaattaaataaaaaactatttctTTTTAAGTATTACCGAACCGCACCTCATTTTTTAATTTAGTGTAAACTTTTCTATTAATTTTGCATGTTTTTTTTATACATAGTCTGTGCCCATCTATGTCTCGGAGATGGCTCCATACAAATACCGTGGAGCTCTGAACATGTTATTCCAGCTCACAATCACCATCGGGATCCTTATAGCCAATCTACTCAACTACTTCTTCGCTAAGATCGAAGGCGGCTGGGGATGGCGCCTGAGCTTAGGCGGGGCCGCCGTACCGGCTCTACTAATCATCGCCGGAAGCCTAACTCTCCCGGACACTCCCAACTCCTTAATCGAGCGTGGAAAACACGACGAAGCCAAGGAGCAACTCCTTAAAATCAGAGGCGTACCCAACGTGGACGAAGAGTTCAATGACCTGGTCAACGCAAGCGAAGCCTCGAAACTAGTCAAACATCCATGGCGAACTCTCTTGAAAAGGAAGTACAGACCCCAGCTGGCCTTTGCCGTCGGAATCCCAGCCTTCCAACAACTCACCGGAATGAACGTCATCACATTCTACGCGCCAGTTCTCTTCAAGACCATCGGGTTCGGAAGCAGCGCCTCGCTCATGTCCGCGGTGATCACAGGCGGAGTCAACACTCTCGCCACCTTCGTCTCGATCCTCACCGTCGATAAGTTCGGAAGAAGAACCCTTTTCCTGGAAGGTGGAGTACAGATGTTCATATGTCAGATTATCATCACTACAGCCATAGCGATGAAATTCGGAGTGGATGGGAATCCAGGTGTTCTTCCGAACTGGTATGCGTATGGATTGGTCTCCATGATCTGTATTTACGTAGCAGGATTTGCATGGTCTTGGGGGCCGTTGGGATGGTTGGTGCCAAGTGAGATCTTCCCCCTAGAAGTTCGGTCAGCGGCTCAGAGTGTCAACGTCTCTGTGAACATGATTTTCACCTTTGCCATAGCTCAGGTGTTCACGGCCATGCTTTGCCACCTCAAGTTCGGACTGTTTATATTCTTCGCCATTTTCGTGGTCATCATGACCATGTTTATATATAAGTTGCTTCCAGAGACCAAGGGAGTTCCGATTGAGGAAATGACTGTGGTTTGGCGTAAACATCCGTATTGGAGAAGGTTTCTTGATGATGAAGAGCATCAAGTGGTCTCCCAAAGATTGGAGATGGTTTAAActctgatatttatttttcttattaaaaacatatattttttttgtttttttgggtttagttgaatattttttttattttttatttagttttcttagaaaattattttatttcgTAATTTGCAGCACTTATATAATTAAGTGTATATATTAGTtgcttattatataatttttttttaagtatatttATTTGATCTCAGGTACAAGTTAAACAAAGACCTAAAAGATTCAAACTCTTTTCAAGACAGCTTATCATAAACATAATacttcatataaaaaaaattactcacaCTAATTCTAGCAATTAAGGACCAAGTATATCAGAATACGCAATTGTAAACCCATAAACCAAGTATCTTCTATGAATTTCCGTATATGGCTAAAAATCAAATCAAACATTGTCAATAAAGCCCTATTCTATATTCACTTCTTGTTACAAAAGTAGATACAATTGAATATCATATTGACCAACACAATACTTGAAGTCATATTCTTCAAAATTTCATCCAACAAAACACGAAACAAAAGTATGCTTACTTCTAGTCTAAAATTGGgtcaattaatatatatatatatatatatatattaattattgtgCATTATCAAGGTTCATAACTTTGACCAAAATACTAAATGGGTCAATCATTTGCCTTGCAACAACAGCAGAGAAGGCTTTATTGGTTGGCTTAGTAAAGGCTACACACAGCCATTATACATATGTGGCTTGTAAAAAAGAGAATACAAACATTAAGACATAGCACGTGATTTCAATATATTGACATGCACCTTCAATGCCAATATGTACACAATATGAGTATAAATCAGATATCataaatacttta from Humulus lupulus chromosome 5, drHumLupu1.1, whole genome shotgun sequence encodes the following:
- the LOC133834081 gene encoding sugar carrier protein C-like; amino-acid sequence: MGGAVIDTGHGSGKQYPGKLTCKVLWTCIVAASGGLIFGYDLGISGGVTSMDSFLKEFFPSVYAKESSMTPSDDQYCKFDSQTLTLFTSSLYLAALVSSVLASRITRLLGRRITMLWGGILFLCGAILNASGQNLSMLIVGRLFLGFGIGCANQSVPIYVSEMAPYKYRGALNMLFQLTITIGILIANLLNYFFAKIEGGWGWRLSLGGAAVPALLIIAGSLTLPDTPNSLIERGKHDEAKEQLLKIRGVPNVDEEFNDLVNASEASKLVKHPWRTLLKRKYRPQLAFAVGIPAFQQLTGMNVITFYAPVLFKTIGFGSSASLMSAVITGGVNTLATFVSILTVDKFGRRTLFLEGGVQMFICQIIITTAIAMKFGVDGNPGVLPNWYAYGLVSMICIYVAGFAWSWGPLGWLVPSEIFPLEVRSAAQSVNVSVNMIFTFAIAQVFTAMLCHLKFGLFIFFAIFVVIMTMFIYKLLPETKGVPIEEMTVVWRKHPYWRRFLDDEEHQVVSQRLEMV